The Nitrosarchaeum sp. DNA window TAATTGATTGCAAAATTGGATTTTTGATATAAGGTCTAGATCATTTGTATTGCTTGTATTTTCATTTCTAATTTTATCTATGTTGGTATATTTTCAAATTACAGAAAGCTTTGATCAATATGTAATTTCTTTTGTTGCAAATAATGATGATAATCCTACATTAGACATTATGATGCAAATCATTACGGAAAGCGGTGATGCACTTTGGATGCTTGGATTTGGCATATTGATGCTTTTGATAAAAAAGACAAGGAGAATTGGAATTACTTTGATGATTTTAATCGTCTTATCAACATTGCTTACTGGATACATAAAATGTGGAGTGGACAGAGATAGACCTGATTTTGAATATGTTGGTACTCCATTTCCAGTTGAAATAAGTCATGATACATTTGCTTTGTTTTGTGAAGGTGGATACAATGCATCTTATCCCTCTGGGCATGCGGCTAGAGCAATAATATTTGGAATAGTGCTTGGATTTGCCTTGTCTGAACGATT harbors:
- a CDS encoding phosphatase PAP2 family protein gives rise to the protein MQNWIFDIRSRSFVLLVFSFLILSMLVYFQITESFDQYVISFVANNDDNPTLDIMMQIITESGDALWMLGFGILMLLIKKTRRIGITLMILIVLSTLLTGYIKCGVDRDRPDFEYVGTPFPVEISHDTFALFCEGGYNASYPSGHAARAIIFGIVLGFALSERFPRGCYLLLLYPLLVSISRVYVLQHFPMDVIGGTVLGIMLAGVMAKRTKLYKIFEKSKA